The proteins below come from a single Streptomyces tubercidicus genomic window:
- a CDS encoding FAD-binding and (Fe-S)-binding domain-containing protein, with product MADRTETEKRDLAKELAAAVRGEVSFAAADRALVTMDASNYRRVPRAVVAPRDAEDVAAALRVCREHGVPVVPRGAGTSIAGQATGVGVVLDFTRHMRRIVSLDPAARTAVVQPGVILDDLRAAAGAHGLTFGPDPSTHSRCTLGGMIGNNSCGSHSVAWGTTADSVRELELLTYGGEPVRAGRGTDPTGAPTGLPPALRDGVKRLVDGELALLRTGYPDLPRRISGYALDALLPENGTDLARALTGSEGTLGVLTEATVRLVETPAARVLAVLAYPDESAAAEAAHTLLPYRPMTVEGMAADLVGDAAGLPKGGAWLFVEMGGASPGEAAARARALCRAAAADGSTDHTVVTDPVGQRALWRIREDASGAASRLPDDGGTARASGAERGGEAWPGWEDCAVPPAQLGPYLRDFRALLSQHGLRGTPYGHFGDGCIHIRIDFDLLTAPGIRRFRDFSYDLGELVVAHGGSLSGEHGDGQARAELLPKMYGPELVHVFEQFKSLWDPAAGLNPGMLIRPARLDENLRFAVLPRRPVPVEFGYPHDNGDFSAAVRRCVGVAKCRNATTAPGSTDVMCPSFRATGEEQHSTRGRARLLHEMLAGEVITDGWQSPEVRDALDLCLSCKGCRSDCPVGVDMATYKAEFLHHHYEGRLRPAAHYSMGRLPQWLHAAAPLAPALNALARTPLATVAKRLGGIAPERPIPELATETFTRWWWHRRRTTGAPHPASGRTTTATGGASGRSTTANGGTSGRTTTANGGTSARTVILWPDTFTNHLSPEVGRAAVHVLEAAGLRPLLPPTAPLRQPGGALPQPAALPRLHRPPLCCGLTYVSTGQLDQARRVMRRTVEILSPLLQDGHPLVVLEPSCAAALRTDLPELLADDPRAAQLARSVRTFAQALEELAPDWQPPRIDRPIAGQTHCHQHAVLGDAADRRLRERAGLTGSLTGGCCGLAGNFGFERGHYDVSVACAEDQLLPAVRQSTANTEILADGFSCRTQLDQLGDRRGRHLAEVLAEALGAEALWAGEPRAT from the coding sequence ATGGCTGATCGTACGGAGACGGAGAAGCGGGATCTGGCGAAGGAGTTGGCGGCCGCGGTACGGGGGGAGGTCTCGTTCGCCGCGGCCGACCGGGCCCTGGTGACCATGGACGCGTCCAACTACCGGCGGGTGCCCAGAGCGGTGGTCGCGCCCCGGGACGCCGAGGATGTCGCGGCGGCGCTGCGGGTGTGCCGGGAGCACGGGGTGCCTGTGGTGCCGCGCGGCGCCGGGACCAGCATCGCGGGACAGGCGACCGGCGTCGGCGTGGTGCTGGACTTCACGCGGCACATGCGGCGGATCGTGTCACTCGACCCGGCCGCCCGTACGGCCGTCGTTCAGCCCGGCGTCATCCTGGACGACCTGCGCGCGGCGGCCGGCGCCCACGGCCTGACCTTCGGCCCCGACCCCTCCACCCACAGCCGCTGCACCCTCGGCGGCATGATCGGCAACAACTCCTGCGGTTCGCACTCGGTGGCCTGGGGCACCACCGCCGACAGCGTCCGCGAACTGGAGCTGCTGACGTACGGCGGCGAGCCGGTACGGGCCGGCCGCGGCACGGACCCCACCGGCGCCCCCACCGGACTGCCCCCGGCACTCCGGGACGGCGTAAAACGCCTGGTGGACGGCGAGTTGGCGCTGCTGCGCACCGGCTACCCCGACCTGCCCCGCCGGATCTCCGGCTACGCCCTGGACGCGCTGCTCCCGGAGAACGGCACCGACCTGGCCCGCGCCCTCACCGGCAGCGAAGGCACCCTCGGGGTGCTGACCGAGGCGACCGTACGGCTCGTGGAGACCCCCGCGGCCCGGGTGCTCGCCGTCCTCGCCTACCCCGACGAGAGCGCCGCCGCCGAGGCCGCGCACACCCTCCTCCCGTACCGGCCGATGACCGTCGAGGGGATGGCCGCCGATTTGGTCGGCGATGCCGCTGGACTGCCCAAGGGGGGCGCCTGGCTGTTCGTGGAGATGGGCGGCGCGAGCCCCGGTGAGGCGGCCGCCCGCGCCAGGGCGCTCTGCCGCGCGGCCGCCGCGGACGGCAGCACCGACCACACCGTCGTCACCGACCCGGTCGGCCAGCGCGCCCTGTGGCGCATCCGCGAGGACGCCTCCGGTGCCGCTAGCCGGTTGCCCGACGATGGGGGTACCGCCCGCGCGAGCGGAGCCGAGCGTGGGGGAGAGGCGTGGCCCGGCTGGGAGGACTGCGCCGTCCCACCGGCCCAACTGGGCCCGTACCTCCGCGACTTCCGGGCCCTGCTCTCCCAGCACGGCCTGCGCGGCACCCCCTACGGCCACTTCGGCGACGGCTGCATCCACATCCGCATCGATTTCGACCTGCTGACGGCCCCCGGCATCCGCCGCTTCCGCGACTTCTCCTACGACCTCGGCGAGCTGGTCGTCGCGCACGGCGGCTCACTCTCCGGCGAACACGGCGACGGCCAGGCCCGCGCCGAACTGCTCCCGAAGATGTACGGCCCGGAACTCGTCCACGTCTTCGAGCAGTTCAAATCGCTCTGGGACCCGGCCGCCGGCCTCAACCCCGGCATGCTCATCCGCCCCGCGCGGCTCGACGAGAACCTCCGCTTCGCGGTGCTGCCCCGGCGCCCGGTCCCGGTGGAGTTCGGCTATCCGCACGACAACGGCGACTTCTCCGCGGCCGTACGGCGCTGCGTAGGCGTCGCCAAATGCCGCAACGCCACGACGGCACCCGGCTCCACGGACGTCATGTGCCCGTCCTTCCGCGCCACCGGCGAGGAACAGCACTCCACCCGCGGCCGCGCCCGCCTGCTGCACGAGATGCTGGCCGGCGAGGTGATCACGGACGGCTGGCAGTCACCCGAGGTACGCGACGCCCTCGACCTCTGCCTCTCCTGCAAGGGCTGCCGCAGCGACTGCCCCGTCGGCGTCGACATGGCCACCTACAAGGCGGAATTCCTGCACCACCACTACGAGGGCCGGCTACGCCCCGCCGCCCACTACTCAATGGGCCGCCTCCCCCAGTGGCTCCACGCCGCCGCCCCCCTGGCCCCCGCCCTCAACGCCCTCGCCCGTACCCCGCTGGCCACCGTCGCGAAACGCCTGGGCGGCATCGCCCCCGAGCGCCCGATCCCCGAACTGGCCACCGAAACCTTCACCCGCTGGTGGTGGCACCGCCGCCGGACCACCGGAGCCCCCCACCCGGCATCCGGCCGTACGACGACGGCCACCGGGGGAGCCTCCGGCCGTTCGACGACAGCCAACGGGGGAACCTCCGGCCGTACGACGACAGCCAACGGGGGAACCTCCGCCCGCACCGTCATCCTCTGGCCCGACACCTTCACCAACCACCTCTCCCCGGAGGTCGGCCGCGCCGCCGTACACGTCCTGGAAGCCGCCGGACTCCGCCCCCTCCTGCCGCCCACCGCCCCCCTGCGCCAGCCCGGCGGCGCCCTCCCACAACCCGCCGCCTTGCCCCGGCTGCACCGCCCTCCCCTCTGCTGCGGCCTCACCTACGTCTCCACCGGACAACTCGACCAGGCCCGCCGCGTCATGCGCCGTACGGTCGAGATCCTGAGCCCCCTCCTCCAGGACGGCCACCCCCTGGTCGTCCTCGAACCGAGCTGCGCCGCCGCCCTCCGCACCGACCTCCCCGAACTCCTCGCCGACGACCCCCGCGCAGCCCAACTGGCCCGCTCCGTACGGACCTTCGCCCAAGCCCTGGAAGAACTGGCCCCCGACTGGCAGCCCCCGCGCATCGACCGCCCCATCGCCGGCCAGACCCACTGCCACCAGCACGCCGTCCTCGGCGACGCCGCCGACCGCCGCCTCCGCGAACGCGCCGGCCTCACCGGAAGCCTGACCGGCGGCTGCTGCGGCCTCGCCGGCAACTTCGGCTTCGAACGCGGCCACTACGACGTGTCGGTGGCCTGCGCCGAGGACCAGCTCCTCCCCGCCGTCCGGCAATCCACCGCCAACACCGAGATCCTGGCCGACGGCTTCTCCTGCCGCACCCAACTGGACCAGCTCGGCGACCGGCGGGGGCGGCATCTGGCGGAGGTATTGGCGGAGGCACTGGGGGCGGAGGCGCTGTGGGCGGGGGAACCGAGAGCGACGTGA
- the serC gene encoding phosphoserine transaminase, which produces MADIQIPADIKPADGRFGAGPSKVRTEALGALAATGSSLLGTSHRQAPVKNLVGKVRDGVRDLFQLPEGYEVVLGNGGSTAFWDIATHGLIERKSQHLSFGEFSSKFAKAAKLAPWLEEPTVRSADPGDHPEPAAEQGVDVYGFTHNETSTGVAAPIKRVAGADEGALVLVDATSGAGGLPVDIAETDVYYFAPQKSFASDGGLWLAAFSPAALERARAIHASGRHIPEFFSLPTAIDNSLKNQTYNTPALSTLFLLNEQLEWINGQGGLDWAVRRTATSSRTLYGWAEDAKYATPFVTDPAKRSQVIGTIDFDEGIDAAAVAKALRANGIVDTEPYRKLGRNQLRIAMFPAIDPADVEALTACIDHVIGKL; this is translated from the coding sequence GTGGCTGATATCCAGATTCCCGCTGACATCAAGCCCGCCGACGGACGCTTCGGCGCGGGCCCCTCCAAGGTGCGTACGGAGGCGCTCGGCGCCCTCGCCGCCACCGGTAGCTCCCTTCTCGGCACGTCCCACCGCCAGGCCCCGGTCAAGAACCTGGTCGGCAAGGTGCGCGACGGCGTACGCGACCTCTTCCAGCTCCCCGAGGGCTACGAGGTCGTGCTCGGCAACGGCGGCTCCACCGCCTTCTGGGACATCGCGACGCACGGTCTGATCGAGCGCAAGTCCCAGCACCTCAGCTTCGGTGAGTTCTCCTCGAAGTTCGCCAAGGCCGCCAAGCTGGCGCCGTGGCTGGAGGAGCCCACCGTCCGCTCCGCCGACCCGGGCGACCACCCGGAGCCGGCCGCCGAGCAGGGCGTGGACGTCTACGGCTTCACCCACAACGAGACCTCGACCGGTGTCGCCGCCCCCATCAAGCGGGTCGCGGGCGCGGACGAGGGCGCGCTGGTCCTGGTCGACGCCACCTCCGGCGCCGGTGGTCTGCCGGTGGACATCGCCGAGACCGATGTCTACTACTTCGCCCCGCAGAAGTCGTTCGCCTCCGACGGCGGGCTGTGGCTGGCGGCCTTCTCCCCCGCCGCCCTGGAGCGCGCCCGCGCCATCCACGCCTCCGGCCGGCACATCCCGGAGTTCTTCTCGCTGCCCACGGCGATCGACAACTCCCTGAAGAACCAGACGTACAACACCCCGGCGCTGTCCACCCTCTTCCTGCTCAATGAGCAGCTGGAGTGGATCAACGGCCAGGGCGGCCTGGACTGGGCGGTCCGCCGCACCGCCACCTCCTCCCGCACCCTGTACGGCTGGGCCGAGGACGCCAAGTACGCCACCCCGTTCGTCACCGACCCGGCCAAGCGCTCCCAGGTCATCGGCACGATCGACTTCGACGAGGGCATCGACGCCGCCGCCGTCGCCAAGGCCCTGCGCGCCAACGGCATCGTCGACACCGAGCCCTACCGCAAGCTCGGCCGCAACCAGCTGCGGATCGCGATGTTCCCGGCGATCGACCCGGCGGACGTCGAGGCCCTGACGGCCTGCATCGACCACGTCATCGGCAAGCTGTAG
- a CDS encoding TetR/AcrR family transcriptional regulator, translated as MTTTEHSGSGDVSRSLELLWGLGERPSRGPKPGLTLDRIVTAAVAVADAEGLGALSMRRVATDLGVGTMSLYRYVPGKAELLDLMLDKVAEFDADAHPDPAAGWRPALEALAHATRRQYQQHPWLLQVDQARPLLGPNALDSLEHSVRALAGTGLADREKIHVLVSFGGFLTGIARTELHSALAEQRTGVSDADFWQAQEPVLSKAMLSGRYPALAALDEDTFAGDDAPVFELGLTAFLDGVAALIAARTG; from the coding sequence ATGACCACGACAGAACACAGCGGCAGCGGCGATGTCTCGCGCAGCCTGGAGCTGCTCTGGGGCCTCGGCGAACGGCCCAGCCGCGGACCCAAGCCGGGCCTCACCCTCGACCGCATCGTCACCGCGGCGGTGGCGGTCGCCGATGCCGAGGGGCTCGGCGCGCTCTCCATGCGCCGGGTCGCCACCGATCTCGGCGTCGGCACCATGTCCCTCTACCGCTATGTACCGGGCAAGGCCGAACTCCTCGACCTGATGCTCGACAAGGTCGCGGAGTTCGACGCCGACGCCCATCCCGACCCGGCCGCCGGCTGGCGCCCCGCGCTGGAGGCCCTCGCCCACGCCACCCGGCGGCAGTACCAGCAGCACCCCTGGCTGCTCCAGGTCGACCAGGCGCGCCCGCTGCTCGGCCCCAACGCCCTGGATTCACTGGAGCATTCGGTGCGCGCCCTGGCCGGCACCGGTCTGGCCGACCGCGAGAAGATCCATGTCCTGGTGTCCTTCGGCGGCTTCCTCACCGGTATCGCCCGCACCGAGCTGCACTCCGCGCTCGCCGAGCAGCGGACCGGCGTCAGCGACGCGGACTTCTGGCAGGCACAGGAACCCGTACTGTCCAAGGCGATGCTGAGCGGCCGCTACCCCGCCCTGGCCGCCCTGGACGAGGACACCTTCGCCGGGGACGACGCCCCCGTCTTCGAGCTGGGACTGACCGCGTTCCTGGACGGCGTCGCGGCGCTCATCGCCGCCCGCACCGGCTGA
- a CDS encoding helix-turn-helix transcriptional regulator — protein sequence MKSSRLLSIVLLLQTRGRVPAAELAERLEVSARTVYRDIEALSAAGVPVYAERGRHGGIALLPGFRTDVTGMTTDEARALFILAAQGAHSALGLDDALRSALQKVMAALPAPHRPAAELAGRRILVDPDKWATRPSSPATTEDGATGRRATVDLDVLHTAVFADLRLRIRYRHSGETRLRTYTVDPYGLVAKAGTWYLVADRRGRPQLFRADRVASATLTEVPVRRRAGVELAEVWQLLRRQVEHRPAEVRVTARIRRDRLDLAVRILGGALTGPPRTDDGDEAGAGEWATLDLAFPVLRAVRQLLQFGDSLEVLTPPEARRVMAEAAAALTTLYAADAPSTVRAAGISPAGRSAEARSATD from the coding sequence GTGAAGTCGTCCCGTCTGCTCTCGATCGTGCTGCTGCTCCAGACCCGCGGCCGGGTGCCGGCCGCGGAACTCGCCGAGCGGCTGGAGGTCTCCGCCCGGACCGTCTACCGCGATATCGAGGCGCTGTCGGCGGCCGGGGTGCCCGTCTACGCCGAACGCGGGCGGCACGGCGGGATCGCGCTGCTGCCCGGCTTCCGTACGGATGTCACGGGGATGACCACCGACGAGGCGCGCGCCCTGTTCATCCTGGCCGCGCAGGGCGCCCACTCCGCGCTCGGCCTGGATGACGCGCTCCGCTCGGCATTGCAAAAGGTGATGGCGGCGCTGCCGGCGCCGCACCGTCCGGCCGCGGAGCTGGCCGGGCGCCGCATCCTGGTCGACCCGGACAAGTGGGCGACCCGCCCGTCCTCCCCCGCCACCACGGAGGACGGGGCCACCGGCCGCCGCGCGACGGTCGACCTCGATGTCCTGCACACGGCCGTCTTCGCCGACCTCCGGCTGCGCATCCGCTACCGCCACAGCGGCGAGACCCGGCTGCGGACGTACACGGTCGACCCGTATGGGCTGGTGGCCAAGGCCGGCACCTGGTACCTCGTCGCCGACCGGCGCGGCCGGCCGCAGCTCTTCCGGGCCGACCGGGTGGCGTCCGCGACCCTCACCGAGGTCCCCGTACGGCGCCGCGCGGGCGTGGAGCTGGCCGAGGTCTGGCAGCTGCTGCGGCGCCAGGTGGAGCACCGGCCCGCGGAGGTACGGGTGACCGCACGGATCCGCCGTGACCGACTGGATCTGGCGGTACGGATCCTCGGCGGGGCGCTGACCGGACCGCCCCGTACGGATGACGGCGACGAGGCCGGAGCCGGCGAGTGGGCCACCCTCGACCTCGCCTTCCCCGTCCTCCGCGCCGTCCGCCAACTGCTCCAGTTCGGCGACTCCCTGGAAGTGCTCACCCCGCCCGAGGCCCGCCGGGTGATGGCGGAGGCCGCCGCCGCCCTCACCACCCTCTACGCCGCGGACGCCCCGTCCACCGTACGGGCGGCCGGCATCTCACCCGCTGGACGCTCGGCAGAAGCCCGCAGCGCAACGGATTAG
- a CDS encoding FAD-binding oxidoreductase yields MAQVRGPVLVPGDDGYDAERSGFQLARQHRPAVIVGARCAEDVVAAVRFARAQGLPVAVQATGHGLSAATDGGLLISTRRMAGVRVDAAAGTARVEAGAVWGQVVEAAAPYGLAPLNGSSPGVGVISYTLGGGVGVLARTYGFAADQVRSVDLVTADARELRVTAERDPELFRALLGGGHGLGVVTAMEFGLVPVARLYGGQLVFGGEQIDEALAAYLHWTGTVPDELTSSLALIVYPDLPQLPAALRGRYLAQIRIAYTGSVEEGERLVAPLRAVGPRVSDDLREMPYAESHTIHRDPADPHAYDGDNALLSGLDAAALRRVAALTGPAAPVMCVVQLNHLGGAMAKGGVSAGAPAGAPAGAPAGSVGHRDARYALRVLSPLTGAVAGDGPGGAEAAAALADVRALHAEALAAVAPWRLGRSVNFLFGGHGDRPDADEVARSVHAPEEHRQLAALKAQHDPDNVFRFHPAAATTDRAAAAAALPAPGRGNSPDIRPADRP; encoded by the coding sequence ATGGCGCAGGTCCGGGGCCCCGTCCTCGTCCCCGGGGACGACGGCTACGACGCCGAGCGGTCCGGCTTCCAGCTGGCACGGCAGCACCGGCCCGCTGTGATCGTCGGAGCCCGGTGCGCCGAGGACGTCGTCGCCGCGGTGCGCTTCGCCCGCGCCCAGGGGCTGCCGGTCGCGGTGCAGGCCACCGGGCACGGGCTGTCCGCGGCCACCGACGGCGGGCTGCTGATCAGTACGCGGCGGATGGCCGGGGTGCGGGTGGACGCGGCGGCAGGTACCGCGCGGGTCGAGGCGGGCGCCGTCTGGGGACAGGTCGTCGAGGCGGCGGCCCCGTATGGACTCGCCCCGCTCAACGGCTCCTCCCCGGGCGTCGGCGTCATCTCGTACACCCTCGGGGGTGGCGTCGGGGTGCTGGCCAGGACGTACGGATTCGCCGCCGACCAGGTGCGGTCCGTCGACCTCGTCACCGCCGACGCCCGGGAGCTGCGGGTCACCGCGGAGCGCGACCCCGAGCTGTTCCGGGCGCTGCTGGGCGGCGGCCACGGCCTGGGGGTGGTGACCGCGATGGAGTTCGGGCTGGTGCCGGTGGCCCGGCTGTACGGCGGGCAGCTGGTGTTCGGCGGCGAACAGATCGACGAGGCGCTGGCGGCGTATCTGCACTGGACCGGGACCGTCCCCGACGAGCTCACGTCATCCCTCGCTCTGATCGTCTACCCGGACCTCCCGCAGTTGCCCGCGGCGCTGCGCGGCCGCTACCTGGCGCAGATCCGGATCGCCTATACGGGGAGCGTCGAGGAGGGCGAGCGACTGGTGGCGCCGCTGCGGGCGGTGGGGCCCCGGGTGAGCGACGACCTGCGCGAGATGCCGTACGCCGAGTCCCACACCATCCATCGCGACCCGGCCGATCCGCATGCCTACGACGGCGACAACGCGCTGCTCAGCGGGCTGGACGCGGCCGCGCTGCGCCGGGTGGCGGCGCTGACCGGACCGGCCGCCCCGGTCATGTGCGTGGTCCAGCTCAATCATCTCGGCGGGGCGATGGCCAAGGGGGGCGTCTCGGCCGGTGCCCCCGCTGGCGCCCCGGCTGGCGCCCCGGCCGGTTCCGTCGGCCACCGGGACGCCCGTTATGCCCTGCGGGTGCTGTCGCCGCTCACGGGAGCCGTGGCGGGCGACGGGCCGGGCGGTGCGGAGGCGGCCGCCGCCCTGGCAGACGTCCGGGCGCTGCACGCCGAGGCGCTGGCGGCCGTCGCGCCCTGGCGGCTCGGCCGGAGCGTGAACTTCCTCTTCGGCGGGCACGGTGACCGTCCGGACGCCGACGAGGTGGCCCGCAGCGTGCACGCCCCGGAGGAGCACCGGCAGCTGGCCGCCCTCAAGGCTCAGCACGATCCGGACAACGTCTTCCGCTTCCATCCAGCCGCCGCCACGACGGACCGGGCGGCGGCCGCGGCCGCCCTCCCCGCCCCAGGACGCGGCAATTCGCCCGACATCCGGCCCGCCGACCGCCCATGA
- a CDS encoding ABC transporter permease, whose amino-acid sequence MSAGTVLHIPSDGHPGPAEQEDGLARRAYWAIADCLTIVRRDLTHLIRQPVIIAWQLGYPVVSVVLFVYVFGSAMNVGGGVDYPAFAMPGIFAMTVSFGFMNTAVAVAIDRERGVTDRFRSLPMAPSAVVSGRGVSDVISASVDLAALAVIAVIVGWRSHGSPAATLAAFGLLLLLRFALIWIGIYLGLLVPNQETAGGLYAVAMPFGMISSVFTPPSMMPDWLGALALWNPVSSTAGAIRELFGNPATTGGSWVEQHAVLMAVLWPVALTAVFLPLAVRRFRRLSR is encoded by the coding sequence ATGAGCGCAGGCACCGTGCTCCATATCCCGTCCGACGGCCACCCCGGACCGGCAGAACAGGAAGACGGCCTCGCGCGCCGCGCCTACTGGGCCATCGCCGACTGCCTGACCATCGTCCGCCGGGATCTGACCCATCTCATCCGGCAGCCCGTCATCATCGCCTGGCAACTGGGCTACCCGGTCGTCTCCGTGGTGCTCTTCGTCTATGTCTTCGGCAGCGCGATGAATGTCGGCGGCGGGGTGGACTATCCGGCGTTCGCGATGCCCGGCATCTTCGCGATGACGGTCTCCTTCGGCTTCATGAACACCGCGGTGGCCGTCGCCATCGACCGGGAGCGCGGGGTCACCGACCGCTTCCGTTCGCTGCCGATGGCGCCGTCGGCCGTGGTCAGCGGGCGCGGGGTGTCCGATGTGATCAGTGCGAGCGTCGATCTCGCGGCGCTGGCCGTGATCGCCGTGATCGTCGGCTGGCGCTCCCACGGCAGCCCGGCCGCCACCCTCGCCGCCTTCGGGCTGCTGCTGCTTCTGCGCTTCGCCCTGATCTGGATCGGCATCTATCTCGGCCTGCTGGTCCCCAACCAGGAAACGGCCGGCGGTCTGTACGCCGTCGCCATGCCGTTCGGCATGATCTCCAGCGTCTTCACCCCGCCGTCGATGATGCCGGACTGGCTGGGCGCCCTCGCCCTGTGGAACCCGGTCTCCTCGACGGCCGGCGCCATCCGGGAACTCTTCGGCAACCCGGCCACCACGGGCGGCAGTTGGGTCGAACAGCATGCGGTGCTGATGGCCGTGCTCTGGCCGGTCGCGCTCACCGCGGTCTTCCTGCCGCTGGCGGTACGGCGCTTCCGGCGGCTGAGCCGCTGA
- a CDS encoding GDSL-type esterase/lipase family protein, whose amino-acid sequence MFVGDSMTIGSTGDFTWRYRMWQHLNAAYDGPYRIVGPRHTLHDPTAGTATSSAYADPGFPDEARRHLAGWGEGWLHMAPLIGDVVRRYEADTLLVSLGLIDLGFYTNAEQTAENVRRFVAQARQAAPHIRAVLMPVIPNVRAAADAAFGAECTRFNELLAKAVADLSTPASPLLLASEPAAWETGRATYDGTHPSECGEHLLAGAFAEAMHQAWGVGGPYAVPAGAVAPV is encoded by the coding sequence ATGTTCGTCGGTGACTCCATGACCATCGGCAGCACCGGCGATTTCACCTGGCGTTACCGCATGTGGCAGCACCTGAACGCGGCCTACGACGGCCCGTACCGCATCGTCGGACCGCGCCACACGCTCCATGACCCCACCGCGGGCACCGCCACCTCATCCGCCTACGCCGACCCCGGCTTCCCCGACGAGGCCCGCCGCCATCTGGCCGGCTGGGGTGAGGGCTGGCTGCACATGGCCCCGCTGATCGGCGACGTGGTGCGCCGGTACGAGGCCGACACCCTGCTGGTCTCGCTCGGCCTGATAGACCTCGGGTTCTATACGAACGCCGAGCAGACCGCGGAGAACGTACGGCGGTTCGTGGCACAGGCCCGCCAGGCGGCGCCGCACATCCGGGCGGTGCTGATGCCGGTGATCCCCAATGTGCGGGCGGCGGCGGACGCCGCCTTCGGGGCCGAGTGCACCCGCTTCAACGAGCTGCTGGCCAAGGCCGTCGCCGATCTCTCCACCCCCGCCTCCCCGTTGTTGCTGGCCTCCGAACCGGCCGCCTGGGAGACCGGCCGCGCCACCTACGACGGGACCCATCCGTCGGAGTGCGGTGAGCACCTGCTGGCCGGGGCGTTCGCCGAGGCGATGCACCAGGCGTGGGGCGTCGGCGGCCCGTACGCCGTCCCGGCCGGGGCCGTCGCGCCGGTATGA
- a CDS encoding ATP-binding cassette domain-containing protein encodes MPPGVAVRAEGLEKRYGDKRALDGLDLTVRQGTVHGLLGPNGAGKTTVVRILATLLRPDGGRATVAGHDVVRAPQRVRARIGLAGQYAAVDGILTGRQNLEMFGRLFHLGARRARDRATELLEQFGLADAAGKPVKGYSGGMRRRLDLAASLLLAPEVLFLDEPTTGLDPRGRNEVWEAVRRLAAGGTTVLLTTQYLDEADRLADRISVIEHGRTIADGTPAALKRQVGGESLQVVLSDPADLPHAVRTMARVAADGVRPTTDEAERRVGAPVAEGVAALTEVARTLQDAGVGVEDIGLRRPTLDEVFLRLTGRPAAAADEEAAA; translated from the coding sequence GTGCCGCCCGGGGTGGCGGTGCGCGCGGAGGGCCTGGAGAAGCGGTACGGAGACAAGCGGGCCCTGGACGGCCTCGATCTCACCGTCCGCCAGGGCACGGTGCACGGCCTGCTCGGGCCGAACGGTGCGGGCAAGACCACCGTCGTCCGCATCCTCGCCACCCTGCTGCGACCGGACGGCGGACGGGCCACGGTCGCCGGGCACGACGTGGTGCGGGCGCCGCAGCGGGTGCGCGCCAGGATCGGGCTGGCCGGCCAATACGCCGCCGTGGACGGGATATTGACCGGACGGCAGAACCTGGAGATGTTCGGCCGGCTCTTCCACCTCGGCGCCCGCCGAGCACGGGACCGGGCCACGGAGCTGCTGGAGCAGTTCGGGCTGGCCGACGCGGCCGGGAAGCCGGTCAAGGGCTACAGCGGCGGGATGCGCCGCCGGCTCGACCTCGCCGCCAGTCTGCTCCTCGCCCCCGAGGTGCTCTTCCTGGACGAGCCGACCACCGGCCTCGATCCGCGCGGCCGCAACGAGGTCTGGGAGGCGGTCCGCCGGCTCGCCGCGGGCGGTACCACCGTGCTGCTGACCACCCAATACCTCGATGAGGCGGACCGGTTGGCCGACCGGATCTCCGTCATCGAGCACGGCCGCACGATCGCCGACGGCACACCCGCCGCGCTGAAACGGCAGGTCGGCGGGGAGAGCCTCCAGGTGGTGCTGAGCGACCCGGCCGATCTCCCGCACGCGGTACGGACCATGGCGCGGGTCGCCGCGGACGGCGTACGGCCCACGACGGACGAGGCCGAACGGCGGGTCGGGGCCCCGGTGGCCGAGGGCGTGGCGGCGCTGACCGAGGTCGCGCGCACCCTCCAGGACGCGGGCGTCGGCGTCGAGGACATCGGGCTGCGCCGCCCGACGCTCGATGAGGTCTTTCTCCGTCTCACCGGACGCCCGGCGGCCGCGGCCGACGAGGAGGCAGCCGCATGA